gtgcagagtgtagtatgagtacaaccgatcccatgtactcaataagtaacaaaactaaccttgggctgaaagcaatgacgagcttaGAAACAATAGTTAGAGACCAATATCAATAACCAATAATAGTTTAGAACATAAAGGAGACAGTAGAAACATGTAACTCAATGATATTATGTTCAACTTGTTCTCATTTCAAGAATTCAGGcatgctttccaagtataacagttTAAGCTCAACACGGATAAGACACTTCATTTACCAACTAGCATGAGGAaggtatatctctatgcctacatgtcaggtACACATgtcaaaatcaacaatatcacAGTGAAACCATTAAGAATAACCTCACGTCAACACTTAGCACTATACAGGTGCCTGGCATAACTGCCCATCATCAAGCACGTATATAAAACACCATGTCTGCACcgactgctggtatgtcagacttcaGAGCGGCAGATCCTGCCCTAGCGCTAATCATAATCATATAGCCCAATAGTGAGGCCTGGTGCACGCGTCACCCAAATCAATAACACTTAGCTCGATATGAGCCTGGTGTAtgcatcacctcaaaatcaataccaaatcggcTATATGGCCGAAGCTCAGTCATCAATTGATCAAGTCTCAGTTAACCACATCTCACAGTATTTAATTCAACAATGTTACACATATGAGGCATCAATCAACATGTGATGAGTCAAATAATAACGCATTGAGACAAATATATCAAACACGGATGTagcatcatgattgagaacatgtgtaaaaataagacaaatatctcagaaacaacaagaatagccctatcGAGTCTCAAACAaatagcacatagcctagacatgatttctaacatgaatcaggACTCAAATGAACATACAGGTTTAAAAACACAGATATAACGAGGCATGATAGTCAACCAATCCCATAATAGTCTAAAAGCCACCTCAAATCATAAACACACTGTCACATGGCGCGTACGTCAGCTCAATACCTTTCATATAACGTAGTTCCTAGGGTTAAATGCcgtcaaatccaagtttagatatgttacttacctcaatgcaGAAATCATTACTCCAAAAATTCCTTGccacgcgaatcggcctccgagtgactcgaatctatccaaaacaacttaataccatcaataatagcCATAAGAAagaattccaaatgataaagctaaagtcttgaatcaaatatgcaaagtcaacccaaaaagtcaacctaggGCCCGCACTTCGAAAcacgacaaaattcacaaattccgaacacccattcaattacgagtccaaccatactaatttcatccaattccatccacaaattgaccctcaaatcatcaaatctcactctccaataccatggcctaaaatccccaaattttacttcaaattcacataaactagatgtaataatcaatgggtaatcaatatctatcatTAAAAGTGATTAAACTTTACTTACCTATTCAATTGTATCTAAaagtctcccaaaaatcgccctTAGCCGAGCTCCACAAATTCAAAATGAGTAAAATAACTAAACCCTCGTTTAAAACCTTCTATCCAgcgattctcgcacctgcgactcacataaccgcacctgcagtcccgcttctgcggaatagtGGCCACATCTACGGCTTCCTCCAAAACCCAACCCTCCGCTTTTGCGGAACTCCTATCGCATCTGCGAGTGTGGACTCCTTTCGCATATGCGGTCCTTGAACTTCCAGCAACCTTTCTCTTCTGCAGTTCTCATTTGTGCATATGCGCATGCGCACCTGCGCCCcaatgtccgcatctgcggaatccCATGCCTCTGTCCAACTTCGCTTTTGCGCTCACTTgcccgcatctgcgggctcgcagattcggaaaatacctcgcacctgcgctccttcCCAGCTCTAGCCAATCCCAGTTCTGCGATcgccaggccgcttctgcggcctcacaCCTGTGGccaaatcctcgcaggtgcgattgcaccagaacctaCAACCTTCAGCATTTTCCCCAAGTCCAAACATGATCCGCCAACCATCCGAATCACACCTGAGTTTCCTGgtaccccatccaaacataccaagaagtcctaaaacacaatacgaacttactcaaagcctcaaatcacatcagacaacatcaaaatcatgaatcacaccccaattcaagcctaatgaaactaatgaacttctaacttctaaaactcataccgaactatatcaaatcaactccgaatgatctCAATTTTTGCATGAAAGTCCCAAATGAcgcaacagacctattccaactcccgaaaccaaaatccgaacccgatatcaataaagttaactctcggtcaaaatTCTCAACCTTGTAAACCTTCAACttcccaacttttgccaaaaaaatatcaactcaacctacggacctccaaatcaacatccggacatatgtctgagcccaaaatcaccatacgaagctattggaaccataaaaactctattccggagtcgtctatacaaaaattaaacttcggtcaactctttcaacttaagctttcaaccttgggactaagtgtcccaattcatttcgaaactttcccgaaaccaatccaactaccccgaaaagtcacataaccacaaatgatataaaagatgcaataaataggggaacgcgGCTACAATgcacaaaacgaccagtcggattGTTACACTTAGTTGTTGTGAAAATAGAGGTGACAACGGGTTTAtaatgatatttctgagctgGTTTTAAGGTAGTTTATGGTATTTTTTTTGTAGTGAGCTATTTTGGTGTTTTTTTCTGAGCTAGTACTtagagtttctttttcttcttcttcttagttgcaAAATGCGTTtgttagatttgatattgttttggcCAATTGATGATTAAAGTTTATTTTTTATGATACTTgaaagttatgtttcaaatttgagcttatttggagtagattttggaaTTAAATTGTGTGTTGGATTATTAAAATTCGTAGAACAAGTTTGTGTTTTGGGGCAATTTACACTTTAGACTAAAACGTCTTAATTGCATGTAAAAATTTGGTTGCACTTCAAATTAAAACATCTTAAATGCATCTTAAGTGcaaaatttttaaattaaaatgtcTTAAGTACTTGCAAAAAATTAGATGCACTTCAGACTAAAATATCTTACATTGTTTTTTCATCTTTCGCTAAAAACTTTGCTCTTGTTGGCTAACAGAGATTCCATGGCTAATGGCTTATTATATTGTAAATCTCGGTAGATTTTATTTATTTTGGGCTAATTTCATACTGAAAAGGAATAAATTACATTGAGGTATCATGAGTGAAAATAATAGGTATCATGAGTGAAACAAATGAATGTAACTTCAGACAAAATTGCTTCTGTGAAGCcaaaatttcaaataaaaataatatgccaaaCTTTAGATATTTCTACAGACCCATTTTTATGTCTTAATTTGTAACTTCATATGCAAATTTTTTCAACTCAGACACTCTAGTCTAAAGCTAACCCTAAAATGGgtaaacttataaatttttatgaGTATGACTTTCACTCTTAAATCGAATATATATGCACTTCTTCCCTCAAGCTATAGTGACCAGGAAAACTCCTCTAGCACAAATTCAAGCACCTTTTGTGGCCCCTATAGTCCAAAATTATGCACTTTAATCCATGTCACCTCTCTCAACTAGTATGATGCAAACAATACTACAACACTATGgaggtgctcaccactagagcaacccaacTAGAGCAACCCAGTATGTATAATATAACACTTCCTAAAAAAATACTCtatttgtttcaatttatgtgaacctattttctttttagtccgtacaaaaaagaatgacctctttccttatttagaaataatttatttttatgcaatgatttataaccacacaatatatatatgtgaatcattttatatcataagtttaaaaatcttctctcttttcttaaattcgGTGCCCAATCAAGTAAGTTCACGTAAGTTAAACCGAGGGAGTGGAAAACCAAACGACACTGTACCGTCGACCTATGCCTATCTCCAACTCATCTGGAATTGCTATTCACCTAAGAAGCAAAATCCTAAAGAGAGACAGACAAAACAAAAAGCAACTAAAGCAGCGCCATACAAATAGGATAAATAAAGGAAGCCAAAACCCTCCCAAAATTCCCatttcaatggcttcttccttGGCTTTGCCTTCAACTTCAATAAAGAGCTCTTCTCTCTGTCAAAGCTTCGTTCCTAAAAGAACCCATCAGCCAAGCTTTGTTGTAAGTCCTTTCGCATTCCCTTTTTTCTCCattctttttctttgtttggtTCCTTTAAACTAAATCCCTTTTAGAAGATTTAATCCGGGTTCaacttttctttttgtttttccttatttttatgcTATTTTTCACTTTTCCCCTGGTAGTAAACCATTGATGTGTGTGTTTAAGATGATTAAAATGCCTTTTAAATATATTTACAAAAACAATAGAAATTGAAAAGTGTCTTTACAAGGAGAAATGGAAATGGAGTTAGGGGAATTGATTTTTGTTTATAAGCACTTGACTTACAACAAGTGTTTAAAAGTTGGTCTTGACCAGGTTATAAGCTTGCCTTGAAGCCCTCTTAGATATCTGTCTTTTTTAAGCGGTTATGGTGCTTGCTTGTTTTATTATAATACTCTTCAACTCGTTTTTCTTTATCTTGTAtcattttttgtttgtttgtttggaTATCAGAGTTGTGAAAGAAGTGAACCAGTATATGGGAAGCCTCGCGTGCCAATCATCAATGATGGAACACTTCCAAAGTTCTTGCAAGCAAAACGCCTAGAGAATGCAGTTAGTAGAAACAATAGTAGGCTGAAGATATTCACTGGAACTGCAAATCCTTCTCTTTCTCAGGTAAACCAGACGATTGTTATGTGTATACATGGTGTTTCCTTGTCTGCCAAATTCAGTTTAGTGACAACCAAGATCTTCTTATTTGCTTTGTACAGCATAAACAGTGACATACTGAAATTTGCTTCCCGAATTCACAGTTCAGTAATtcttcaacttcaaataataagcTAGTGTCTTAAAATTTGTTATCAAGTAGTATTTAGAGAAAATTGGAATAGCCTTTCCAGCAGGACAAGAAAACAAGTCATTGGGAGATTGCCTCCAGTTGTACATTGTACTTCACTGTTCAGCCCACTCAAGGATATAGTTTCAGGATTTGGGACTATGGAGAATTGTGCGGTTTCAGTCTGGATATTTCAGCTTTAGATTTTCATTCCTCGTTAAGCATAAAGAATTTTCTTCCTTTCAAAAATTGCATAAGTGGGGATTAAAGGAACATTTATTTCTTTTCTCTCCTTACGAAAGATAGACAATTACAAAGATATCTGAAACTTCTGATGTAAGAATTCCTAAGATATTATTTTATTAGGTAGTTATTTACTTTTCTCCTCAATCGTCAAAATATACGAATTATTGTCACTTCTAGCAGTGAAATCTATGAAGCTTCTTTTAAGTTTATGCTATACTTTTCTTTTCAACTGATGCAACAATTTTTGTCACTTAGGAAATTGCTTGGTACATGGGCTTTGACCTGGGAAAGGTCAACATCAAGCGCTTTGCTGATGGTGAAATTTATGTCCAGTTGCAAGAGAGTGTTCGAGGCTGTGATGTCTACTTGATTCAATCCACATGTCCTCCGGCCAATGAAAACCTTATGGAGCTTTTGGTAATGATAGATGCATGCAGAAGGGCTTCTGCCAAGACCATTACTGCCGTGATTCCATACTTTGGATATGCCAGAGCTGATAGAAAGGCAAGCTAGATTCCGTTGCAAATTTTATGCTTGCAAGCTTCAAATTTTTATTGGTCAAGTTTATCAGCCTCCTTTGCCTTTGTTTCGATTCCACATCGAGGTGGGAATGGGTGTGGCGTTTACCTCTATGTATACCTGATCTATATATACCTGTATAATAATACCCAAAAGGTGGTTACAAAAGGAGTGGGAGTAGAGACATTTCCCTATGCTCTTACGATTATAAGTACTGCCACTATTTTCTTGCATCTTCTTCTGGGTCATTATTTTGGTTTCTTTTCTCTTGAAAGTAGTGCAACGATTATGTCGAACAGCTTGTGTCTTTTTTTACCACTTTCTTTTCATATGCTTTGAGGTTttctcagttttctttaaagAGTTACAGATGAGAACGCAATTTGTAGTGCATTTTATTATGTTCTATTAatcataaattttttaattacAGACACAAGGTCGTGAATCCATTGGCGCCAAATTGGTTGCGAACCTTATAACTGAAGCAGGTGCGGATCGTGTTCTAGCTTGTGATCTGCACTCCGGGCAATCAATGGGTTACTTTGACATTCCAGTGGACCATGTGTACTGTCAGGTAATCTCTTCTGTACTGCTGACAATGCTCAAGTATTTGCCATTTTAAATTAGCAAATGAGCAGTCTGCATTCTTTGCGTGCACAGCCGGTTGTCCTTGATTACCTTGCTAGCAAGAAGATTTCTTCCAATGATTTGGTAGTGGTCTCTCCTGATGTTGGCGGAGTTGCTAGAGCACGTGCCTTTGCAAAAAAGTTATCTGATGCACCATTAGCCATTGTGGACAAAAGGCGGCACGGACATAATGTCGCCGAGGTAGATACAAAGCTAGACCTTGGTACTGCAGTTCATTGCATTGTATGATTTTTTGagggttttcttcttctttttgcatAACGTATGGCtaaaaaatagtcagtcacaTAAATgctcttgatttttcttttttcctcatGGAAACATTGTTTTAAGTTCTGGTCTCCCAATAGATAAGGTGAAGACTGTTAGATAGTTATGACAT
The DNA window shown above is from Nicotiana tomentosiformis chromosome 8, ASM39032v3, whole genome shotgun sequence and carries:
- the LOC104112714 gene encoding ribose-phosphate pyrophosphokinase 1-like isoform X1, yielding MASSLALPSTSIKSSSLCQSFVPKRTHQPSFVSCERSEPVYGKPRVPIINDGTLPKFLQAKRLENAVSRNNSRLKIFTGTANPSLSQEIAWYMGFDLGKVNIKRFADGEIYVQLQESVRGCDVYLIQSTCPPANENLMELLVMIDACRRASAKTITAVIPYFGYARADRKTQGRESIGAKLVANLITEAGADRVLACDLHSGQSMGYFDIPVDHVYCQPVVLDYLASKKISSNDLVVVSPDVGGVARARAFAKKLSDAPLAIVDKRRHGHNVAEVMNLIGDVKGKVAVMVDDMIDTAGTIAKGAALLHQEGAREVYACCTHAVLSPPAIERLSSGLFQEVIVTNTIPAMEKNYFPQLTVLSVANLLGETIWRVHDDCSVSSIFQ
- the LOC104112714 gene encoding ribose-phosphate pyrophosphokinase 1, chloroplastic-like isoform X2 encodes the protein MASSLALPSTSIKSSSLCQSFVPKRTHQPSFVSCERSEPVYGKPRVPIINDGTLPKFLQAKRLENAVSRNNSRLKIFTGTANPSLSQEIAWYMGFDLGKVNIKRFADGEIYVQLQESVRGCDVYLIQSTCPPANENLMELLVMIDACRRASAKTITAVIPYFGYARADRKTQGRESIGAKLVANLITEAGADRVLACDLHSGQSMGYFDIPVDHVYCQVMNLIGDVKGKVAVMVDDMIDTAGTIAKGAALLHQEGAREVYACCTHAVLSPPAIERLSSGLFQEVIVTNTIPAMEKNYFPQLTVLSVANLLGETIWRVHDDCSVSSIFQ